Genomic DNA from Lactiplantibacillus paraplantarum:
GATTACTATGACCTCGGCTGACTCCTGCCGGATTCAGCTAGCCATCACTGACTAGTTTGCCCCTGTACACCTATATCGGCGTCCTTGTTGGGAGCTTATTCGACAGGCCTCCCCGGGTAAGAATGATAGCTTTCATACCATGTAACCGTTGGCTTTACTGACTTCGACCTCGAGTAGTGTAGGACTTCAGTTTGTTGAGCAACTTCATCCAGTCTAATCAGCCTTGTAGCCACTTCTTGTACATCGGTTCAGTATTTTGTTTTAGGCTTCCTTCAGACTCCGTCTCACAGCGGACGCCCTTGCCCTCAACTCGTGGTTCCGACTACTACGGCCCACAGCGGACTTACACCGCCTAGTTATCACCCATGCCGGGCGCACTCAAAAACGGCCACTAGGGTATACCCTAGTGGCCGTTTTTATTTCTGCGCTATACTAGGAATTACAAATGTTCATTAGAACTGTCCAAAATGAGAATTGGAAATGGCTAAAATCGGTTATGCGCGTGTGAGTTCCAAGGAGCAACATTTAGAACCTGTCTAGTATCTGCTGAATCTGGTAGAATTGTGGAAAACCGACTGAGGAGTTTGTCATGCCAGATTATCCAAGCAATATTTCTCGAGCGCAATTTGCGTTAATACAACCTGATTTAGAAAACTTCCGCAAGCATACAAGACCGCGTCGTTATGATCTTTATGACGTATTCAATGCCATCCTTTACTCGCTTACTACAGGGTGTCAATGGCGTGAATTACCGCACGATTTCCCGGAATGGCACACTGTCTACCGCTATTACGATATGTGGCGAGATAAACCAGACCCGACAGCTGATTCGCTATTAGAAAGGCTTTTAAAAAAACTGTTGCTTCCTATCGTTTTGCACAGGGCCGATCGGCCCGAACGTCGTTTGTGATTGTTGATGCTCAAAGTGTTAAAACCACTGATTTAACGAAAAATAGTGGCTACGATGGCGGCAAAAAGATTTCAGGGATTAAGCGTCATATGGCGGTTGATATTAACGGTTTACCACAAGCCATTCTCGTGACACGAGCTAATGTATCAGATCGTTCAGGTGCATTGGCTATGCTTAGTTTGGCTAGCCAAAATTTAGAGCTGGTTCAGCATGTCCTGGTTGATGGTGGCTACACTGGCAATGACTTTGCGGATCAGGTGAAGCTCATTTTGAATGCTAAGACGACGGTAGCTAAACGCAACGAGTTGCATACGTTCACGGTGTTACCGCAACGATGGATCATTGAACGTTCATGGAGTTGGCTAGACAAATGTCGGCGACTTTGGAAAAACTGTGAACGCGCCCTTAACAGCAGTCTTCAAATGGTTGTATTGGCCTTCCTGAAGATAGTTCTTAAAAGATACTAGACAGGTTCTTAGGCTTCTTAGAACGTAAATGATTGAGCAATTGAAGATCAGTTAATCAATATTTAAATTGGTGAGATGGTAGATTGCAAATTTATCAATCCAATTGTCAAAATCCATTAACGAGCCGATAGTTGTTATTTTCCCCGTATCAGCTTCTTTTTTAGCTTTTGATGCCCCGGGAGAATCCAGAAAGTTAACCAACACTTCATTATTGGCAGTTTTAACCGGTGCAATCGTTTTATCTTTTCTAATACTCGGTACTCATTTAATTCGCCTCCAGATGTTTACCGTGTTTGTGCGACTGCAATTAACCTAATCCGTTATTGTAGGTGGACGGAAGCAAAAAAGCACGATTTACCGGCATAAAAATGCCATTAAATCGTGCTTTTTTAAGTTAGGGGCTCCCCTGCTAATTGAAACGCCCTATTCAGAAACCGCTGGAACCGGGGTGGCCAGAAATTCAACGGGAATTTGATGGCCATAACTCAGTAGTTGCTGATACCAGTAGTAGCTGTCTTTACGGTAACGGCTATAAGTCCCGTTGCCCGCATCGTCTAACTCGACGTAGACGAGCCCGTACCGTTTGGACATTTGGTTGGACGATGCCGAGATCATATCGGTGGGGCCCCACATGCAGTAGCCCATTAGCTCGATGCCGTCCTCGGCCATGGAGATCAATAGCTGCTGAATGTGTTGGCGTAAATAGTCGATCCGGTACTGGTCGTGAACGTGATGGTCCGCCGTTAAAGTGTCCGTGGCCCCCAACCCATTTTCGACGATGAAGAGTGGTTTCTGGTACCGGTCGTACAAGTCGATCAGGGATAACCGTAACCCAACGGGGTCGATCTGCCAGCCCCATTCACTTTCTGGAAGGTAGCGGTTGTAAACCCCGGCCGTCCGGTTCGCCTTGGTCACTTTGAGACCAGTTGGATCGGCTGCCGTGCAGATCGACGAGTAGTAACTAAACGCAACGAAGTCTGC
This window encodes:
- a CDS encoding IS5 family transposase (programmed frameshift), which encodes MPDYPSNISRAQFALIQPDLENFRKHTRPRRYDLYDVFNAILYSLTTGCQWRELPHDFPEWHTVYRYYDMWRDKPDPTADSLLERLLKKPVASYRFAQGRSARTSFVIVDAQSVKTTDLTKNSGYDGGKKISGIKRHMAVDINGLPQAILVTRANVSDRSGALAMLSLASQNLELVQHVLVDGGYTGNDFADQVKLILNAKTTVAKRNELHTFTVLPQRWIIERSWSWLDKCRRLWKNCERALNSSLQMVVLAFLKIVLKRY